GGTCATCGTTTAAACCTCTAAGTTCACTTCATACTTCATTCTCGAGCCTTTCCAGTTAAGTTCGCCAAGCACCGCCACACGTCTTCGGCATCTCCATGACACCACCTCAATTGGCACGGCATGGGGAGAACGGCCTGCGATACTACCTTTTGCACTGCATCCTGTGCTTACTGACAGAGTACAATTCTTGCGCCCGCTGATCAGCCGACAATTGAAGATGGTGTCGAAGCAGCCGAGAGGTGGGAACGTAGGAAGGATTTCAATTCGCCCTCTGATCGCGTTTCACATTCCCAGACAACGATGACCCGCCATCCTGCAGCTTCCAATGCTGCGCGATTTCTAACATCACGGGCTATGGTTCCGCCTCTCTTTTCTTTCCAGAAATCAGCGCGAGTCTTTGGTATGACATTGCCCCAACGGCAGTCGTGACAATGCCAGAAGCACCCATGTACGAAAATTACCGTGCGGTACTTCGTAAGCACGATATCAGGCCGACCCGGAAGATCTTTGCGATGCAGCCTATATCGAAATCCCATTGAATGAAGCAGAGAGCGCACGCGCATCTCAGGCTTCGTATCCTTCCCACGTATGGCGGCCATGTTGCGGCTGCGCTGTTCGGAATTGTGTACGTCCGTCAATTTTTTACAGACTGGTTGCAATAGTGATGAGCCAACTGGCCATTGTCCTCTGTTCCGACACCGCCCTCGCGTACACGCTTTTTATGGTCGTAAGAAACAGACTTGGTGGGGTCGAGATAGCCGCCGCAGATGCTGCAGCGAAGCGCGGAAGCCAAGGCGTCACGCAGATATATGGCACTTTTCGTCTCCGTTGCGAAGCGGGACGATTGTTGTCTTTCGACGCCGAGGATGATTTTCCCTTCGACACCCGCCTTGGAAACGATGTCTTCCTCCGTGGGTGTCACGCCTTTGCTGTATGAGTCAATCAAGTACATGAAGAGGTCCGCGATAACGTCATATCGCTTGGCACTTCGCGTGTTTTGTATGACGGCAGCAATCAATCGCTTGTGCTCAATCAGAGCCTCTTCCACCGGCTTACGGACCTTGCTGAATTTTTGGAAGAATGCCGTGTCATGGTTCAGTAGCTTGCGGGCAAGCAAGGTGGACATTCCCATGAACAGAGCGCCCACATGTGTTCCAGAAGGGCCGTAGAAATACACGGCCGGATGCAGGCCGAGGCTACCATTGTCATTTCCGGTGATACGGCCTGCGAGGCGTAGAGTACGGTCCAGCACAAAGATCGTGCCATCGCCGTTTTCGTCCTCTGTCTCATCCTCTACCTTTACCGGATCGCCCTGCTGGTCACGGCTGGCAACCATCACGAAGTCCACCAGCAGGCGTAACGCTGTGCGCACGCCGGCCCCACCACCGAGGGGCAGGTCGAGAGTTTTAATGGGGGAGTCCACTTCCGGCTCAAACAACCATTGATACAACTGGCTTGACTTTTCTTCGATGAGCTTCTGCTTTTCCTTGGGGAAGCTGGACCAGTATTTATGCCCCATCCCTGCGCGAATGATGGAGCGCGCGGCGATTGCAGCCGGCCGTTTCCGGTTGCGGATCAGCAGCATTTCGATGTCATCCAGGGGCGTACCCTGCGTGTTGATCTTTAGAAATGAGGCCTGCGCGGTTTCAGCGTTGCCATTGACCCACTGAATAGGAATTGAACGCGTCAGGACGTTTGCCGTTCTCTCTTTCTCTTCCTTCGGGAGGTCTGGAATCTGACCCTTTGCGATCCATTGCTGATAGGTGCCAACTTCACGCTCTACAAGCTGGCGTGTTTCCTTCGCGGCCTTCTTCTGGTTGTCGTTGATATTGAAGCCAAAGAAGGTTTGAGAAATAGCACGATCGCCGTAGTCGTCTTCGATCCATGCACGCAGGACGCTGAGACGGTGGCCACCGTCAATGACAAAGATAGAACCGCTGGAGCGCCACAGAATGACAGATGGGATCAAATCGCCATCGACAAAAGACTTGATAAGCAGAGTAATTTGCGCCGGGTTCCAGTGGTTCGTCTCCCGTTGAAAATCAGGCTTACGCAGCAGGGGCAAAATTCCGTCAGGTTTGAAATCACGTGTGCCGATATTTGCGATCGTTTCAGCGGCCGGCACGTTGCCGCCCTCCACCAGAGCGAAGTCCGCGCGAGGAATCATCGCGTCGAGATTTACGAGTTTTCGGCCAGCCATCTTCGCTCCTGAAGTTTTACCGTGTAGTGCTGGCAGCTTCGCGTTGCTTCACCATAGCTGTGAAATTGGCCAGCGTCATCAGCTCACGTTGCTGTGGCGCTGTAAACGTACCATGCAGTCCACGAGGTAGTACGAGCTGCAACTTATATTCTTTCATCTGGTCCGTCTGCGCAACGCTGATCGCCGCTTCCAGTGTCAGTAGATGCTTATGGTCAATGCGCTTTGCTTCTGCGAGGACCTGACGCCAGCGATCCTTGCAGGTCGTCTTTGCGCCGAGCATAGTCAGCAGTGTGGCCTCAAAGCTGAGGTCCGCATATTCCTTGCCGCCGGGGAACAGGAAGTCAGGCTTTTGCTTCGCTTCGGTCAGAGCGCCGCGCTGATACCTAATTCTGTTTGCATCGAAGATGACCTGCAAATGGTTTTCGAGAGCACGGCCTGAACGACTCTTGCGTCGATTCTGAACCGCGAGCGAGAACGCAAGAAATCCGTCCACATCATCGGCAAAGCCCTTCTGCAGGCGGTCGCCGAGGATATGCTTCTCCATCGTGCGGAACAGAATCTCCTCTCGTTCCATCCAGCCCAGCAGTGCGCCATCCGGATCAGCCATAGGGTCGAGGTCTGGCAGTGTCTCTCGCGCGTACGCAGAGAAGGCAGCCGTGGGCGGAAGCTGTCCGTTGAAACGAGCCAGCATGGCATCCAGATAGTTCTCCGCCGCGGCCGGTGCGTCCGCGTCAATGCCAAGCTGTTCCAGGATAAAGGCGGATGCGAATTGAATCCGGTCCTGTTCGGTTTCGAGCTCCTCTCGAACGGAGAAACCTTTGTGTTGTACAGCCACACCGAACAGCCACTGTACCTGACTGGCGATAGTAGAACCGCCCTGCGCAATGATGATGAGCACCGAATCGTCCGGACGGCGGGCGACTACCAGGAGATCGCCTTCGGCAGCCACAATCGAGACGGGATTCGTCGGGAAGTAAAAGCGATGCTCCGTGCGTGGACGGCGATCCACGCGGGCGTCGTACCAAGTCAGCGTGCAACGAGCAACAATCGGTTCATCGTCACTGTCGCTCAGATAGACCCAGAGTGCGTCGAAATAACGCTTGACCTCTGTCCTGCCAAGAACCCGAATGAGGCCTTTATCCCCGTTAAACTCATGCTGGTGGCTGCGAACGAGATCCGCTTCCACCGCACTCAGGCGCTTGATCGCTACTCCGCTGAAAAATTCAGATAGGTAACCGGCTCTCATAGGCTCCTGTTGCAGGCCCGAATAATGGAAGTTCGAGCACTCCTGTATCTTCGTACCGCTGCAGCATTGCTATATGAGGAGCCATGATGCGCGCAACCTCCGCGATCACAGGAACCACCACACTGTTTCCGAACTGCTTGTAGGCCTGCGTGTCGGAGACAGGAATCTTGAATTTCTGGTTGGGAGTGTCAAAGCCCATAAGACGGGCACACTCGCGTGGTGTCAGACGGCGCGGCGTCTTCTTCCTTCCACGATCAATCAGAATCTCGGAGCCGTCCTTGTAATAGCGCGCACTCAGGGTTCGCGCCACCATGTCCGGCGTGACCAGTCCGAACCCGAATCCATTTCCTGCTGCCTTATGTTTTGCAGCATAGTTCTGTAGGTAGACCCAGAGCTTCTCCGTCAGGACATACTTTGGCTGCACCTTACCTTTGGGGGTAAGGAAGCGTTCTTCAATCTCTTCACTATCGTCCTCAGGGTGAAGGATCGTGCCGAGTGTCGGTCCCACATCCGGATGCTTGAAATCATCAAAGCTAAATCCGGTCGCTTCACGGAAACCCACAATCAGGATGCGTTCCCGATGCTGCGGCACAAAGTAGCGGCCATCGAGCACTTTGGCGCGGACGTGATATCCGAGTTCCTTTTCAAGCGTTTCCTTGATCACTCGGAACGTGTTGCCGCCATCGTGGCTAACGAGGTTTTTCACGTTCTCAAGCAAAAAAGCCTTCGGACGTTTCGTCTGGATAATGCGGGCGACATCAAAGAACAGCGTTCCCTGAGTTGTGCATTCAAACCCGTGAGGTCTGCCCAACGCATTTTTCTTGCTGACCCCTGCGATAGAAAAGGGCTGGCACGGGAAGCCTGCCAGCAGAACATCGTGATCCGGAATCTCCTCCGCGTCATAGGGAACGATGTCGCCGACGATCTCGTGTGCATCCTCCGCGAAGTTTGTACGATAGGTCTCCTGAGACCACTCGTTCCATTCACTCGTAAAGATGCAGCGTCCCCCAGCACTCTCAAAGCCCTTCCTCATCCCCCCGATCCCGGCGAAGAGATCGATGAAGGTGAAGTCTGCATCGGCAGGGTCTGCTGTCGTTCGGACGGGCAGCATTTCGCGCAGTGCAGCCTGCACGTAAGCCGGGCATTCCGTTTTGCG
This portion of the Edaphobacter sp. 4G125 genome encodes:
- the dcm gene encoding DNA (cytosine-5-)-methyltransferase; protein product: MPSETHSTDTGQTLELLAQVRQRYTQRQISEHLKVASKTISRWESRKTECPAYVQAALREMLPVRTTADPADADFTFIDLFAGIGGMRKGFESAGGRCIFTSEWNEWSQETYRTNFAEDAHEIVGDIVPYDAEEIPDHDVLLAGFPCQPFSIAGVSKKNALGRPHGFECTTQGTLFFDVARIIQTKRPKAFLLENVKNLVSHDGGNTFRVIKETLEKELGYHVRAKVLDGRYFVPQHRERILIVGFREATGFSFDDFKHPDVGPTLGTILHPEDDSEEIEERFLTPKGKVQPKYVLTEKLWVYLQNYAAKHKAAGNGFGFGLVTPDMVARTLSARYYKDGSEILIDRGRKKTPRRLTPRECARLMGFDTPNQKFKIPVSDTQAYKQFGNSVVVPVIAEVARIMAPHIAMLQRYEDTGVLELPLFGPATGAYESRLPI
- a CDS encoding type II restriction endonuclease, with product MRAGYLSEFFSGVAIKRLSAVEADLVRSHQHEFNGDKGLIRVLGRTEVKRYFDALWVYLSDSDDEPIVARCTLTWYDARVDRRPRTEHRFYFPTNPVSIVAAEGDLLVVARRPDDSVLIIIAQGGSTIASQVQWLFGVAVQHKGFSVREELETEQDRIQFASAFILEQLGIDADAPAAAENYLDAMLARFNGQLPPTAAFSAYARETLPDLDPMADPDGALLGWMEREEILFRTMEKHILGDRLQKGFADDVDGFLAFSLAVQNRRKSRSGRALENHLQVIFDANRIRYQRGALTEAKQKPDFLFPGGKEYADLSFEATLLTMLGAKTTCKDRWRQVLAEAKRIDHKHLLTLEAAISVAQTDQMKEYKLQLVLPRGLHGTFTAPQQRELMTLANFTAMVKQREAASTTR
- a CDS encoding HNH endonuclease family protein; this translates as MAGRKLVNLDAMIPRADFALVEGGNVPAAETIANIGTRDFKPDGILPLLRKPDFQRETNHWNPAQITLLIKSFVDGDLIPSVILWRSSGSIFVIDGGHRLSVLRAWIEDDYGDRAISQTFFGFNINDNQKKAAKETRQLVEREVGTYQQWIAKGQIPDLPKEEKERTANVLTRSIPIQWVNGNAETAQASFLKINTQGTPLDDIEMLLIRNRKRPAAIAARSIIRAGMGHKYWSSFPKEKQKLIEEKSSQLYQWLFEPEVDSPIKTLDLPLGGGAGVRTALRLLVDFVMVASRDQQGDPVKVEDETEDENGDGTIFVLDRTLRLAGRITGNDNGSLGLHPAVYFYGPSGTHVGALFMGMSTLLARKLLNHDTAFFQKFSKVRKPVEEALIEHKRLIAAVIQNTRSAKRYDVIADLFMYLIDSYSKGVTPTEEDIVSKAGVEGKIILGVERQQSSRFATETKSAIYLRDALASALRCSICGGYLDPTKSVSYDHKKRVREGGVGTEDNGQLAHHYCNQSVKN
- a CDS encoding very short patch repair endonuclease, encoding MQPVCKKLTDVHNSEQRSRNMAAIRGKDTKPEMRVRSLLHSMGFRYRLHRKDLPGRPDIVLTKYRTVIFVHGCFWHCHDCRWGNVIPKTRADFWKEKRGGTIARDVRNRAALEAAGWRVIVVWECETRSEGELKSFLRSHLSAASTPSSIVG